A single region of the Cinclus cinclus chromosome 10, bCinCin1.1, whole genome shotgun sequence genome encodes:
- the SERP1 gene encoding stress-associated endoplasmic reticulum protein 1 yields MVAKQRIRMANEKHSKNITQRGNVAKTSRTAPEEKASVGPWLLALFIFVVCGSAIFQIIQSIRMGM; encoded by the exons ATGGTGGCCAAGCAGCGCATCCGCATGGCCAACGAAAAGCACAGCAAGAACATCACCCAGCGAGGGAACGTCGCCAAGACCTCG AGAACGGCCCCGGAGGAGAAGGCGTCGGTCGGGCCCTGGCTGTTGGCTCTGTTCATCTTCGTGGTCTGCGGATCAG CCATCTTCCAGATCATCCAGAGCATCCGGATGGGAATGTGA